The Sporosarcina sp. 6E9 genome segment ATATTGTTCAGCTAGTAGACTTAATAAATCAGCTAAATCGACAGTATTCATATCAATCAAACGCCGGCTAATTTGAGAATGACTAATAGAGTCGACGCCAATTTCTTTGCGAAAATATTTTAGAACGAATAACTGTATCGATTTCCCTTAGGGATTCCCATTTGCAAAGACTTGCCATAATAAATATTTTCACGACTGAAAAGTCGGTTAGTTTCTTGGCGTAATAGTTCATGAGTGGACATGCTAAAATATTTGTTGGAAAATTAGATAAGTATTGACGAAAGACTAAATTTTGGTTTACACTGGTCATGGTGGAGCTCCTTTTTGATAGTGTAGGGAACTGATTTATTCGTCGTTTCCTTACCTAACATCAGGAGCTTTTTTGTGTTTCAGAAAGTTATTAATCTATTTAATTTATTACCTTTTTTAGGGTAATTTACATTTATTCACTTCTATTAAAAGTAAAATTGACTGGAATGCGCTCGATCGAATACCGAACTCAATCCAGCCAATCAGCTGCATAATAAAAACTATAACTTTTATGGGTCGCCAACCTTGGTATAGTTTCTTGACTCGTTTTAAAATCAACTTTAAGCCGTGAAACTACATGAAATGTGCTAATGAGAGTGATATGGAAAAGTAAATAATAACTAATACATAATAAAATCAAATATTATTATCTAATTGTTTAAAGTTAAATGAATTAAAACCTTCATTTAAATCTAGATAAACAATATTGTGATGAGGAACCCTTTCCTCAACATCAGGCAATATTGTATAATCTCTATTATATCTTAACGAGAGGTAATCATGATAATTTTTCATCACTGGGAATTGATAGTTCTCAAACTTAACCATTATGATATTATCTAATAAATCCAAAGGGAAATGAATCCTGTTCGTATTAAAAAAAACGAGTTCAGAAAGATTACCTTTTTTAGAATTAGAATATGCCTTTATTTTCTTTTCACTATATTTAATAACATTATATCGATATTTTTCAGGTAATATTGATTGTGCAATTAGGGAACAATACTTCACAACTTTCCCTTTATTTTCAGGAGGTCTTTTGTTAATAAATAGCAATGCTAAGTTTGAATAAAACAGTTGCTTTAACGCAAGAAGTTTATTGGATGGAACTATATCAAACACAGATATATCAACAAAAACTCCACTAACAATTCTCTCGCCATATTGACTTTTTGTTACACAAGTGGTAGTCTGATCAATTACTTTTGCGATAAGTAAATTAAAATTATTATCAGAATCAAAATCTTTAAGCATTAAATTACTAGGCAACTCTTTTTTTGATAAACTTTTAAATCTCTCGAAGTTAGTGCGATTCATAACTATATCAATATCATCATCCCATGGAATAAAACCTTTATGTACAACTGCTCCAATTGCTGAACCTCCTACTAATGAATAATCTATATTATTTTGTTTACAAACCTTATCAATCTCTAGTAAAATATCAAGGCATTTTAATTGAAGTAACCTTAAATTTTCATCAGTCATTTCAAAAACTGTCAAGTTTTCCACCTCTTATATTATCCATAATAAAATTATTCAATTATATCTTTGATGATATTAGCAGTGTAAGAAGGGACCGCCTCATAATATGCAGAATAAATATCACTTTTTATAACTTTAGTACTAGTCATGTTTTCAATAAATTCCTCAATTTTCATTAAATTTGTATTTAAATCTTTATTGTTTTCATATATACAAAGGGAATACGGATAATTTTCAAGTAAGGGAATGATTGGATCATCGATGTTTTTAACAAAATGTATAATCGGTTTAAGCATAGATATATACTCAATAACTTTACTTGGAGTTTGGTTAGTTATTGTATTTCCTACGCTTATTAAAATTGATGCTTTCGAGTATTCTTTTTCGAGTACTTCTTTATTAACTTTACCATGTTGAATTATGTGTTTTGGATTGTTTTTTGCAAATTTCCCAATTATTTTTTCACAGTCTCCAAAGGAAAAAAAGTTAATCTTAATATTAGTTCGTTTGGTAAGTTCAGTTAAAACATTAAGTAA includes the following:
- a CDS encoding phosphorylcholine transferase LicD encodes the protein MTVFEMTDENLRLLQLKCLDILLEIDKVCKQNNIDYSLVGGSAIGAVVHKGFIPWDDDIDIVMNRTNFERFKSLSKKELPSNLMLKDFDSDNNFNLLIAKVIDQTTTCVTKSQYGERIVSGVFVDISVFDIVPSNKLLALKQLFYSNLALLFINKRPPENKGKVVKYCSLIAQSILPEKYRYNVIKYSEKKIKAYSNSKKGNLSELVFFNTNRIHFPLDLLDNIIMVKFENYQFPVMKNYHDYLSLRYNRDYTILPDVEERVPHHNIVYLDLNEGFNSFNFKQLDNNI